The following are encoded together in the Mesoterricola sediminis genome:
- a CDS encoding GxxExxY protein: MKRGGAEDLAEGRGGKRSWNLPLDIEWRGLVVERAYRLDLLVDDLVVVEAKAEWRSACSSISVSGLSKTVESSG; the protein is encoded by the coding sequence ATGAAACGCGGAGGCGCGGAGGATCTCGCAGAGGGTCGCGGAGGAAAGCGCTCCTGGAACCTGCCCCTGGATATCGAGTGGAGGGGGCTTGTGGTTGAGCGGGCCTACCGGCTGGATTTGCTGGTTGACGACCTCGTGGTCGTGGAGGCTAAGGCGGAATGGAGGTCGGCCTGCTCCTCAATTTCCGTCAGTGGCCTTTCAAAGACGGTGGAATCAAGCGGGTGA
- a CDS encoding LytR/AlgR family response regulator transcription factor, producing the protein MSRLRVAVAEDEDLSAKRLVRLLEEAGCEIVAVFREGRGLSEWLANPRTLDALFLDIHMPNLDGLAILKSLDGRIPAVLTTAFPEHAVEAFDSEATDYLLKPITASRLERALKRIESRRGPEAVPAPPPSQGPVRYPVHAGEGLVFVDLARTTHFEVENEVVFAHAGQRMRTSWTSLGEVEAAFPAAGLLRIHRHLLIRPEAVVGLRPAPGGRAFVRLTGGVEVEASRGGAPRLRERLGL; encoded by the coding sequence ATGAGCCGACTCCGCGTCGCCGTCGCCGAAGACGAGGACCTGAGCGCCAAGCGCCTGGTCCGCCTCCTGGAGGAGGCCGGCTGCGAGATCGTGGCGGTCTTCCGGGAGGGGAGGGGCCTGTCCGAATGGCTCGCCAACCCCCGGACCCTGGACGCCCTGTTCCTGGACATCCACATGCCCAACCTGGACGGCCTCGCGATCCTCAAGTCCCTGGACGGGCGGATCCCCGCGGTCCTCACCACCGCCTTTCCGGAGCACGCGGTGGAGGCCTTCGACTCCGAGGCCACCGACTACCTCCTCAAGCCCATCACCGCCTCCCGGCTGGAGCGCGCCCTGAAGCGCATCGAGAGCCGCCGCGGCCCCGAGGCCGTCCCCGCGCCACCGCCCTCCCAGGGCCCGGTGCGCTACCCCGTCCACGCCGGGGAAGGCCTCGTGTTCGTGGACCTGGCCCGCACCACCCACTTCGAGGTGGAGAACGAGGTGGTCTTCGCCCACGCGGGCCAGCGCATGCGCACCAGCTGGACCTCCCTGGGCGAGGTGGAGGCCGCCTTCCCCGCGGCGGGCCTCCTGCGCATCCACCGCCACCTCCTCATCCGGCCCGAGGCCGTCGTGGGGCTGCGGCCCGCGCCCGGCGGACGCGCCTTCGTGCGGCTCACCGGCGGCGTGGAGGTGGAGGCCAGCCGGGGCGGCGCCCCCCGCCTCCGGGAGCGCCTGGGCCTCTGA
- a CDS encoding Spy/CpxP family protein refolding chaperone, whose amino-acid sequence MFRSVLPCLALLALPLAAQAPGFPPQGGRPDLEGPGPGGPGDRGPGHPGDPRGGMRPGGFDLPLHALGLTPEQAKAVKGLLDQGREADRPLHQALWAQEEALRTAAGDPAVPEAQLRALHTAAADARFRLLLAQRARTRDLLALLTPEQRATWKRIQDKQAQARAAQRALAEELPPPR is encoded by the coding sequence ATGTTCCGCTCCGTTCTCCCCTGCCTCGCCCTGCTGGCGCTGCCCCTCGCGGCCCAGGCCCCCGGCTTCCCGCCCCAGGGCGGGCGCCCCGACCTGGAAGGCCCGGGCCCCGGCGGCCCCGGCGACCGGGGACCCGGCCACCCCGGCGACCCGCGCGGAGGGATGCGGCCCGGCGGATTCGATCTGCCCCTCCACGCCCTCGGCCTCACCCCGGAGCAGGCGAAGGCCGTGAAGGGCCTCCTGGACCAGGGACGCGAAGCGGACCGGCCCCTCCACCAGGCCCTGTGGGCGCAGGAAGAGGCCCTGCGGACCGCCGCCGGGGACCCCGCCGTCCCCGAGGCCCAGCTCCGGGCCCTCCACACCGCCGCCGCCGACGCCCGCTTCCGGCTGCTCCTCGCCCAGCGCGCCCGGACCCGGGACCTCCTGGCCCTCCTCACCCCCGAGCAGCGGGCCACCTGGAAGCGCATCCAGGACAAGCAGGCCCAGGCCCGGGCCGCCCAGCGCGCCCTGGCCGAGGAGCTGCCGCCGCCGCGCTAG
- a CDS encoding tetratricopeptide repeat protein: MENRNILIGLGTGLVAGLLGGFGLGYWIGSNQGHTHPAAPAAAPAPGMPGGMPPGMGQGQVEAFGRINATKAALERDPKNFDAWVQLGNDYFDTHQPQASVDAYAKAIELNPKHPRIADVLTDQGVMLRELKAYDKALANFKKANAADPKHLPSLLNIGIVYANDLKDTAAARKAWTRLVELAPDSPQGQQAKALLEAIQAQ, encoded by the coding sequence GTGGAGAACCGCAACATCCTCATCGGCCTGGGCACTGGCTTGGTGGCTGGCCTTTTGGGAGGCTTCGGACTGGGCTATTGGATCGGCTCCAACCAGGGCCACACGCACCCGGCGGCCCCGGCCGCGGCGCCGGCCCCGGGCATGCCGGGCGGCATGCCCCCGGGCATGGGCCAGGGCCAGGTGGAGGCCTTCGGCCGCATCAACGCCACCAAGGCCGCCCTCGAGCGCGACCCCAAGAACTTCGACGCCTGGGTCCAGCTGGGCAACGACTACTTCGACACCCACCAGCCCCAGGCCTCCGTGGACGCCTACGCCAAGGCCATCGAGCTGAACCCGAAGCACCCGCGCATCGCCGACGTGCTCACGGACCAGGGCGTCATGCTCCGCGAGCTGAAGGCCTACGACAAGGCCCTCGCCAACTTCAAGAAGGCCAACGCGGCCGATCCCAAGCACCTGCCGAGCCTGCTCAACATCGGCATCGTCTACGCCAACGACCTCAAGGACACCGCCGCCGCCAGGAAGGCGTGGACCCGCCTCGTGGAGCTGGCTCCCGACAGCCCGCAGGGGCAGCAGGCCAAGGCGCTGCTCGAGGCCATCCAGGCCCAGTAG
- a CDS encoding bifunctional methionine sulfoxide reductase B/A protein has product MAIPRKAILGFLILGLGVLGAMALPGGRPGDQRREARVEGRESKEELRKRLTPEQYRVTQEAGTEAPFTGEYWNTKADGIYVDVVSGEPLFSSKDKFDAGCGWPSFTRPLEAGEIAERRDDSHGMVRTEVRSRTAGSHLGHVFDDGPAPTGQRYCINSAALRFVPASELEAQGYAKYLPLFGLVPSRRTEVATLAGGCFWGMEELFREKPGVLSTRVGYTGGTTDHPVYEQVKTGRTGHAESLEVTFDPAKLSYEDLLKFFFTLHDPTTPNRQGNDIGTQYRSAIFVHDAAQRKTAERVKALVEASGKWGRPLTTEIVEARTFWPAEDYHQKYLEKHPGGYTCHYVRPLSF; this is encoded by the coding sequence ATGGCCATCCCCCGCAAGGCGATTCTGGGATTCCTGATCCTGGGCCTGGGCGTCCTGGGCGCCATGGCCCTCCCCGGCGGACGCCCCGGGGATCAACGACGGGAGGCACGCGTGGAAGGCAGGGAATCCAAGGAGGAGCTTCGCAAGCGGCTGACGCCGGAGCAGTACCGGGTCACCCAGGAGGCCGGGACGGAGGCCCCGTTCACGGGGGAGTACTGGAACACCAAGGCCGACGGCATCTACGTGGACGTGGTCTCGGGCGAACCGCTGTTCTCCAGCAAGGACAAGTTCGACGCCGGCTGCGGCTGGCCCAGCTTCACCAGGCCCCTGGAGGCCGGCGAGATCGCGGAGCGCCGCGACGACTCCCACGGCATGGTGCGCACCGAGGTCCGCTCCAGGACGGCCGGCAGCCACCTGGGCCACGTCTTCGACGACGGGCCGGCCCCCACGGGCCAGCGCTACTGCATCAACTCCGCGGCGCTGCGCTTCGTGCCCGCCTCCGAACTGGAGGCCCAGGGCTACGCCAAGTACCTCCCCCTCTTCGGGCTGGTCCCCTCGCGCCGGACCGAGGTGGCCACCCTCGCCGGGGGCTGCTTCTGGGGCATGGAGGAGCTGTTCCGGGAGAAGCCCGGCGTCCTCTCCACGCGGGTGGGCTACACCGGCGGCACCACGGACCATCCCGTCTACGAGCAGGTGAAGACGGGCCGCACGGGCCACGCCGAATCCCTCGAGGTGACCTTCGATCCCGCGAAGCTCTCCTACGAGGACCTGTTGAAGTTCTTCTTCACCCTCCACGACCCCACCACCCCGAACCGCCAGGGCAACGACATCGGCACCCAGTACCGGTCCGCCATCTTCGTCCACGACGCGGCCCAGCGGAAGACCGCCGAGCGCGTGAAGGCCCTCGTGGAGGCCTCCGGCAAGTGGGGCCGCCCCCTCACCACCGAGATCGTCGAGGCCCGCACCTTCTGGCCCGCCGAGGACTACCACCAGAAGTACCTGGAGAAGCACCCCGGCGGCTACACCTGCCACTACGTGAGGCCCCTCAGCTTCTGA
- a CDS encoding flavin reductase family protein: protein MRTVLPGDLTPAATNALLCAGVAPRPIALASTVSAAGIRNLAPFSFFNAFGSNPPMVAFAPNRRARDGTVKHTWLNATATREFVIAAVSHAMLHQMNLASAEFPEGVDEFGKSGLTPAPARFVAPALVAESPFQMECTLVREVELGTGPGSGLLLIGEVVAFHLRDDLSGSAHPDQLDLVGRNGGAWYTRASGPALLEVAKPAGCPAGFDALPDVLRNSRILTGNDLGRLAGVGSIPDPASAEARPGDPGEVEGLERAIQAALAREDLGEAWRLAGRRVRMGAEGR, encoded by the coding sequence GTGAGGACCGTCCTGCCCGGGGACCTGACCCCGGCCGCCACGAACGCCCTCCTTTGCGCGGGGGTGGCGCCGCGCCCCATCGCCCTGGCCAGCACCGTCTCCGCCGCCGGGATCCGGAACCTGGCGCCCTTCAGCTTCTTCAACGCCTTCGGCTCGAACCCGCCCATGGTGGCCTTCGCGCCCAACCGCCGGGCCCGGGACGGCACGGTGAAGCACACCTGGCTCAACGCCACCGCCACCCGGGAGTTCGTCATCGCGGCGGTGAGCCACGCCATGCTGCACCAGATGAACCTGGCCAGCGCCGAGTTCCCGGAAGGGGTGGACGAGTTCGGCAAGTCGGGCCTCACCCCGGCGCCGGCGCGCTTCGTGGCGCCGGCCCTCGTGGCCGAGAGCCCCTTCCAGATGGAGTGCACCCTCGTCCGGGAGGTGGAGCTGGGGACCGGGCCCGGCTCGGGCCTCCTGCTCATCGGCGAGGTGGTGGCCTTCCACCTGCGGGACGACCTCTCGGGCTCCGCCCACCCGGACCAGCTGGACCTGGTGGGACGCAACGGGGGCGCCTGGTACACCCGCGCCTCCGGACCGGCGCTCCTGGAGGTGGCCAAGCCGGCTGGTTGCCCGGCAGGGTTCGACGCCCTGCCGGACGTCCTAAGGAACAGCCGGATCCTCACGGGCAACGACCTGGGTCGGCTGGCCGGTGTGGGGTCGATCCCGGACCCGGCCTCCGCCGAGGCCCGGCCGGGGGATCCCGGGGAGGTCGAGGGGCTCGAGCGCGCCATCCAGGCCGCCCTGGCCCGGGAGGACCTGGGGGAGGCCTGGCGCCTGGCCGGAAGGCGCGTGCGCATGGGGGCCGAGGGCCGTTGA
- a CDS encoding DUF2059 domain-containing protein gives MRLIGSPLAFAAALAVLAPASAGAQAPAPSPHEQAARDLIALVEGPAVAKAAAAAMLSAMTANNPELAAYQDVVLAWCEKLYSMESFSRDMAAVYMRHFSEQELRGLAAFYRTPLGRKTLEQLPVVMREGAQVGAQLAQAHVEELKTMLTDAMKARQADRTRKAES, from the coding sequence ATGCGCCTGATCGGATCCCCCCTCGCGTTCGCCGCGGCCCTCGCCGTGCTCGCTCCGGCCTCCGCCGGGGCCCAGGCGCCCGCCCCCTCCCCCCACGAACAGGCCGCCCGGGACCTCATCGCCCTGGTCGAAGGCCCCGCCGTGGCCAAGGCCGCCGCGGCCGCCATGCTGTCCGCCATGACGGCAAACAACCCGGAGCTGGCGGCCTACCAGGACGTCGTCCTCGCCTGGTGCGAGAAGCTGTACAGCATGGAGTCCTTCAGCCGCGACATGGCGGCCGTCTACATGAGGCACTTCTCCGAGCAGGAGCTGCGGGGCCTGGCGGCCTTCTACCGCACCCCCCTGGGCCGCAAGACCCTCGAGCAGCTGCCCGTGGTCATGCGGGAAGGGGCCCAGGTGGGCGCCCAGCTGGCCCAGGCCCACGTGGAGGAGCTGAAGACCATGCTGACCGACGCCATGAAGGCACGGCAGGCCGACCGGACCCGGAAGGCCGAATCCTGA
- a CDS encoding YdeI/OmpD-associated family protein encodes MILTDTFEPGTREAWRAWLQARHAESKGVWLVFLKQHTGQAALTYREALEEALCFGWIDGVRQRIDELRYAQRFTPRTPASRWSEVNKAIAASLEAQGRMRPAGLAWREAWSTPAPPAAPQGALPPEGFEAALQAHPVAWVNFMALPPSHQRRYLGWIGSAKREETRVKRVAEAVALLLENKRIGLGPGEVRK; translated from the coding sequence ATGATCCTGACGGACACCTTCGAACCCGGAACCCGCGAGGCCTGGCGCGCATGGCTCCAGGCGCGCCACGCCGAATCCAAGGGGGTCTGGCTGGTCTTCCTCAAGCAGCACACGGGGCAGGCCGCGCTCACCTACCGGGAGGCCCTGGAGGAGGCCTTGTGCTTCGGCTGGATCGACGGCGTACGGCAGCGCATCGACGAACTCCGCTACGCCCAGCGGTTCACCCCCCGGACCCCGGCCTCCCGCTGGTCCGAGGTGAACAAGGCGATCGCCGCCAGCCTGGAGGCCCAGGGGCGGATGCGCCCTGCGGGGCTCGCCTGGAGGGAGGCCTGGTCAACCCCCGCTCCCCCAGCGGCGCCCCAGGGAGCCCTCCCACCCGAAGGCTTCGAAGCCGCCCTCCAGGCCCATCCGGTGGCCTGGGTCAACTTCATGGCGCTGCCGCCCTCGCATCAGCGCCGCTACCTCGGCTGGATCGGGTCTGCCAAGCGGGAGGAGACCCGGGTCAAGCGCGTGGCCGAGGCTGTCGCCCTCCTGCTGGAGAACAAGCGCATCGGCCTGGGGCCGGGTGAAGTGAGGAAGTGA
- the hppD gene encoding 4-hydroxyphenylpyruvate dioxygenase: protein MTRTTFDLTTQPDAGAATNPLGIVRIDHFQMTGVLDRLEPLYRRLGFHRAASGRAPWGRLVHLRQNRMDVLILEADDTHRAGRYFKAHGEGVCALNFEVADLDAALAHARSAGAKIMQEPETHALGGGTLRFAAIKGVGDVLNYLVERRGEVEPFWPFLEPDPGLPLCEPGLVRVDHLTNNVGPGEMEPLVDFYRRVFGFTVTRTFAIRGQLGTGLNSKVVQSADSRVIIPINEPTDARSQIQEFVNRHNGQGVQHIAMSTNDIQGTLQVLTEQGFQFLKVPATYYELLPGRIQAGGYTVREDLRSLETLGVQVDGDASGYLLQIFSEDQIGPLFFEIIQRRGNMGFGEGNFQALYDSIELDQQRRGVL from the coding sequence ATGACCAGGACCACCTTCGACCTCACCACCCAGCCCGACGCGGGCGCGGCCACGAACCCCCTGGGGATCGTGCGCATCGACCACTTCCAGATGACGGGCGTGCTGGACCGGCTCGAGCCCCTGTACCGGCGCCTGGGCTTCCACCGCGCGGCCTCCGGCCGGGCGCCCTGGGGCCGCCTCGTCCATCTGCGCCAGAACCGCATGGACGTGCTGATCCTCGAGGCCGACGACACCCACCGGGCCGGGCGCTACTTCAAGGCCCACGGCGAGGGCGTCTGCGCCCTCAACTTCGAGGTGGCCGACCTGGACGCGGCCCTGGCGCACGCCCGGTCCGCCGGCGCCAAGATCATGCAGGAGCCCGAGACGCACGCCCTGGGCGGCGGCACCCTGCGCTTCGCCGCCATCAAGGGGGTGGGGGACGTCCTCAACTACCTGGTGGAGCGCCGGGGCGAGGTGGAGCCCTTCTGGCCCTTCCTGGAGCCGGATCCGGGCCTCCCCCTCTGCGAGCCCGGCCTCGTGCGGGTGGACCACCTCACCAACAACGTGGGGCCCGGCGAGATGGAGCCCCTGGTGGACTTCTACCGGCGGGTCTTCGGGTTCACCGTCACCCGCACCTTCGCCATCCGCGGCCAGCTGGGCACGGGCCTCAACTCCAAGGTCGTCCAGAGCGCCGACAGCCGGGTGATCATCCCCATCAACGAGCCCACCGACGCGCGGAGCCAGATCCAGGAATTCGTCAACCGCCACAACGGCCAGGGCGTCCAGCACATCGCCATGTCCACCAACGACATCCAGGGCACCCTCCAGGTGCTGACGGAGCAGGGCTTCCAGTTCCTGAAGGTGCCGGCCACGTACTACGAGCTCCTGCCCGGCCGGATCCAGGCGGGGGGCTATACCGTCCGGGAGGACCTCCGCTCGCTGGAAACGCTGGGCGTCCAGGTGGACGGCGACGCCTCCGGCTACCTCCTCCAGATCTTCAGCGAGGACCAGATCGGCCCCCTCTTCTTCGAGATCATCCAGCGGCGGGGGAACATGGGCTTCGGGGAAGGGAACTTCCAGGCCCTCTACGACTCGATCGAGCTCGACCAGCAGCGTCGCGGCGTGCTCTAG
- a CDS encoding MFS transporter — protein MTATPPAEKPASPLREIVQPFVDLVHAPRALWAVNLLSFLEGFVYFGMVIYLHMYFNQYGGLSDPKAGLMVGLLTWGITISMLFFGGRADAWGLRRTFLTALGIMAAGRGLLAALPYLGLAGGGFGSPFVLAGAGAIVLVMTGYGMCYPAGYAAVRKFTTPATASMGFAMLYAVMNLGGWLPTFMTPVRERWGIRGAYGFYAGVTLLTLVLVAVLLDRRTEAKALAEGAAAAPAREAQPEAAPASAPEGLAARAASWFRNHPLADPKFSYFIFCLIPVQTLFAYNWLLFAPYVSRAYAGTWIGNHFEAASSLNTILVFVLCPIVAGLTSRVKVYTMMILGTAVMASPTFLLALGPTTPGLLAYILLMSVGEAMWQPRFLQYAAEIAPEGRTGAYMGVAQFPWFLTKMIVSFYAGSALAKWCPAGLPGNSGTMWLIFGCVAMLTTVLLIAARGWLGRDFKTQA, from the coding sequence GTGACCGCCACCCCCCCCGCGGAGAAGCCCGCCTCGCCCCTCCGGGAGATCGTCCAGCCCTTCGTGGACCTGGTCCACGCGCCCCGGGCCCTCTGGGCCGTGAACCTCCTCAGCTTCCTCGAGGGGTTCGTCTACTTCGGCATGGTCATCTACCTGCACATGTACTTCAACCAGTACGGCGGCCTCTCGGACCCCAAGGCGGGCCTGATGGTGGGTCTCCTCACCTGGGGCATCACCATCTCCATGCTCTTCTTCGGCGGCAGGGCCGACGCCTGGGGCCTCCGGCGCACCTTCCTGACGGCCCTGGGCATCATGGCCGCGGGCCGCGGCCTCCTGGCCGCCCTGCCCTACCTGGGGCTCGCGGGGGGCGGCTTCGGCAGCCCCTTCGTCCTCGCCGGGGCCGGCGCCATCGTCCTGGTCATGACCGGCTACGGCATGTGCTACCCGGCCGGGTATGCCGCCGTCCGCAAATTCACGACGCCCGCCACCGCCTCCATGGGCTTCGCCATGCTCTACGCGGTGATGAACCTGGGCGGGTGGCTCCCCACCTTCATGACCCCGGTCCGCGAGCGCTGGGGCATCCGGGGCGCGTACGGCTTCTACGCGGGCGTCACCCTCCTCACCCTGGTGCTGGTGGCCGTGCTCCTGGACCGCCGGACCGAGGCCAAGGCGCTCGCCGAGGGCGCCGCCGCGGCCCCGGCCCGGGAGGCCCAGCCCGAGGCGGCCCCCGCCTCCGCCCCCGAAGGCCTCGCGGCGCGCGCGGCCTCGTGGTTCCGCAACCATCCGCTCGCCGACCCCAAGTTCAGCTACTTCATCTTCTGCCTCATCCCCGTCCAGACGCTGTTCGCCTACAACTGGCTGCTCTTCGCGCCCTACGTGAGCCGGGCCTACGCGGGCACCTGGATCGGCAACCATTTCGAGGCCGCCTCGAGCCTCAACACCATCCTCGTCTTCGTGCTCTGCCCCATCGTGGCCGGCCTCACGAGCCGGGTGAAGGTCTACACCATGATGATCCTCGGCACCGCCGTCATGGCCAGCCCCACCTTCCTCCTCGCCCTGGGCCCCACGACGCCGGGCCTGCTGGCCTACATCCTCCTGATGTCCGTGGGCGAGGCCATGTGGCAGCCGCGCTTCCTCCAGTACGCCGCCGAGATCGCCCCCGAGGGCCGCACGGGCGCGTACATGGGCGTGGCCCAGTTCCCCTGGTTCCTCACCAAGATGATCGTCAGCTTCTACGCCGGCAGCGCCCTGGCCAAGTGGTGCCCCGCGGGGCTCCCCGGGAACAGCGGGACCATGTGGCTCATCTTCGGCTGCGTGGCCATGCTCACCACCGTGCTCCTCATCGCGGCCCGCGGCTGGCTGGGACGCGACTTCAAGACCCAGGCCTGA
- a CDS encoding fumarylacetoacetate hydrolase family protein has protein sequence MKLVTFLHQGQERIGAVAPGGDIVDFHAADPRLAVDMLTLIRRQDELMPLARAVLEDAPAACRVQAPDLLAPLPRPVSMRDGYAFRQHVATARRNRGLDMIPEFDRFPVTYFTNHQAVTGPGPVEVLEHHLDRLDFELEVAAVTGRTVRNCSLAEADAALFGFMVMNDWSARALQMEEMKLSLGPCKGKDFATSLGPWLVTADELPLTATDRGRVLAARMTCDVNGRRLSEGNAADMNWTFAQILQRTAYGVRVGPGEVIGSGTVGTGCLLELNGSGVVKDLWLKPGDRVVMEVEGLGRLENAVVLGEGPALPPELVALGPRP, from the coding sequence ATGAAGCTGGTGACCTTCCTCCACCAAGGCCAGGAGCGCATCGGGGCCGTGGCCCCCGGCGGGGACATCGTGGACTTCCACGCGGCCGATCCCCGGCTGGCCGTGGACATGCTGACCCTCATCCGGCGCCAGGACGAGCTGATGCCCCTCGCCCGGGCGGTCCTGGAGGACGCCCCGGCGGCCTGCCGGGTGCAGGCGCCGGACCTCCTCGCGCCGCTGCCCCGGCCCGTGTCCATGCGGGACGGCTACGCCTTCCGCCAGCACGTCGCGACCGCCCGCCGGAACCGCGGGCTGGACATGATCCCCGAATTCGATCGCTTTCCCGTCACGTACTTCACCAACCACCAGGCGGTCACGGGCCCGGGCCCCGTGGAGGTGCTGGAGCACCACCTGGACCGCCTCGACTTCGAGCTTGAAGTGGCCGCCGTCACGGGGCGGACCGTGCGCAACTGCAGCCTCGCGGAGGCGGACGCGGCCCTGTTCGGATTCATGGTGATGAACGACTGGAGCGCGCGCGCCCTGCAGATGGAGGAGATGAAGCTGTCCCTGGGCCCCTGCAAGGGCAAGGACTTCGCCACGAGCCTCGGCCCGTGGCTGGTGACCGCCGACGAACTGCCCCTGACGGCCACGGACCGGGGCCGGGTCCTGGCGGCCCGCATGACCTGCGACGTGAACGGGCGCCGCCTCAGCGAGGGGAACGCCGCCGACATGAACTGGACCTTCGCCCAGATCCTGCAGCGCACGGCCTACGGGGTGCGGGTGGGGCCCGGGGAGGTCATCGGCAGCGGCACCGTTGGCACCGGCTGTCTCCTGGAGCTCAACGGCTCCGGCGTGGTGAAGGACCTCTGGCTGAAGCCCGGCGACCGCGTCGTGATGGAGGTGGAGGGCCTGGGCCGGCTGGAGAACGCCGTGGTCCTCGGCGAAGGGCCCGCCCTCCCGCCCGAGCTGGTGGCCCTGGGGCCGCGCCCGTGA
- a CDS encoding homogentisate 1,2-dioxygenase, which yields MKLVNETSLFPLRKGRITRQAHVDLPEGTYEEEFARQGFFGRTTHLYRAHPPTGWTDIEGPLRPRSYDLNRLAPPAAGDRPAAFAPTCFLRNEDVALHWVRPGAMDFLYRNADGDDVHYVHRGGGRLECTFGVLDYAQGDYLVIPRGTTYRFLPGPGPQEHLLIESASEVTLPDRNQLGAHALFDPAVIDTPEPEAPAEPDRPWTVHVKRRGEITRVTYPFNPNDVVGWKGDLTVWRINVKDIRPVVSPRYHLPPSAHSTFLGRNFVICSFLPRPFEEEAGAMRVPFYHANIDYDEVLFYSDGHFFSREGIGPGMVTWHPQGIHHGPHPKAIPASRLKDRTDEVAVMVDTLRPLEATEAARGVENEAYWASWK from the coding sequence ATGAAGCTCGTGAACGAAACCAGCCTCTTTCCCCTCCGGAAGGGGCGGATCACCCGCCAGGCCCACGTGGACCTGCCCGAAGGCACCTACGAGGAGGAGTTCGCCCGGCAGGGCTTCTTCGGGCGGACCACCCACCTGTACCGCGCCCACCCTCCCACCGGGTGGACGGACATCGAGGGCCCCCTCCGCCCCCGGTCGTACGACCTGAACCGCCTGGCGCCCCCGGCGGCCGGGGACCGGCCCGCCGCCTTCGCCCCCACCTGTTTCCTGCGCAACGAGGACGTCGCCCTGCACTGGGTCCGCCCCGGGGCCATGGACTTCCTCTACCGCAACGCCGACGGGGACGACGTCCACTACGTCCACCGCGGCGGGGGCCGCCTCGAGTGCACCTTCGGCGTCCTGGACTACGCCCAGGGCGACTACCTGGTGATCCCCCGGGGCACCACGTACCGTTTCCTGCCGGGCCCCGGACCCCAGGAGCACCTGCTCATCGAGAGCGCCTCCGAGGTCACCCTCCCCGACCGGAACCAGCTGGGGGCCCACGCGCTCTTCGATCCCGCGGTCATCGACACCCCCGAGCCCGAGGCGCCGGCGGAACCCGACCGGCCCTGGACCGTCCACGTGAAGCGGCGCGGGGAGATCACCCGGGTGACCTACCCCTTCAACCCCAACGACGTCGTGGGCTGGAAGGGGGACCTCACCGTGTGGCGGATCAACGTCAAGGACATCCGGCCCGTCGTCAGCCCCCGCTACCACCTGCCGCCCAGCGCCCACAGCACCTTCCTGGGCCGCAACTTCGTCATCTGCTCCTTCCTGCCCCGCCCCTTCGAGGAGGAGGCGGGCGCCATGCGCGTGCCCTTCTACCACGCGAACATCGACTACGACGAGGTGCTGTTCTACTCCGACGGACACTTCTTCAGCCGGGAGGGCATCGGCCCCGGCATGGTGACCTGGCACCCCCAGGGCATCCACCACGGTCCGCACCCCAAGGCCATCCCCGCCAGCCGCCTCAAGGACCGCACGGACGAGGTGGCCGTCATGGTGGACACCCTGCGTCCCCTGGAGGCCACGGAAGCCGCCCGGGGCGTCGAGAACGAGGCCTACTGGGCCTCCTGGAAATGA